Sequence from the Salinicoccus sp. Bachu38 genome:
GCTTCCGAAAAAACGTCGTCATCCTCACCAAGCCCCGCGGCTACTTCAAGAAACCGAGCCGGATGCCGAAGATCATCAAATACAGGGACCACCCCATCATCAATGACAAGCTCGGTGTCCGCTACAGGCACTACAATGAAACACTCTATGACATCTCCAAGCGGGAGCATGACGGCAATGCATTCGTCATCAGCCCGAGCAGGCGCCTCAAGGTCGGCCGGACCGAACGCAAGAGGGAACGGCTCGAGACACTTTATGAACTCGGCTGGAATGATGCCAAGGCACAGTTTGAAGCGTTGCAGGAATTTCTCGGACAGACGGCTGAGCAGCCGATGACAGGTTCACGAGGATAAATAGTACAGGGAGCTGGAAATCCAGCTCCCTTTCTTCATAGTTTGATATTCTTCATTTCAGCAATCACCCGGCATGTCGTCTCAATGCCGCTGTAGAAATGCTCCACCACCAGGTTCTCATTCGGCGAATGGTTGGCCTCGTCTACATTGGCATATGGGACGATGACCGATGGTGTGCCGAGCACTTTCGTCCATACGGCGTCCGGCAGGCTGCCGCCGAGACTCGGTTGGATGAACGCTTCCTTCCCGAATGACGCTTCGGCAGCTTTCCGGATGGGTTCGATGAACGGCAGATCGGCGGATGATCTGGAAGGAGACATCTGGCCGAGCTTCTTCACTATGATATCCGGTGCATGTTTGGCCACATGATCTCGGATAAGTTCAAAAATGATATCCGGATCCTGGTCCATGACGAGACGCATATCAATTTTCACTTTGGCATCCTGGGGAATGATCGTCTTCGCCCCTTCCCCGCCGTAGCCGCTGGTAAAACCCGAGATGTTGAAGGTCGGCTCGAAGCATAACTTCCTATAGTACTCCGCTTTCGTCAGTTCGATGCCCTCGTGGCCGACATTCCTCCTTACTTCATCCAGATCGAACGGCAGACTTTCAATCAGCTCCAATTCCCGTGCAGTCGGTGCTTTCACAGTGTCATAGAATCCTTCGATCAGCACCTGCCCATCCGCATCACGCATCGTACGGAGGAGGTCCATCAGTTTCCAGGCCGGATTCGGCACAATGTTCCCTTTATTCCCGGAATGGTTGTCGAAGGCCGCTTCACGCGCTTCCAGCTCCACATACAGCATCCCCCGGACACCGAGGAGTACGTACGGATGGCCTTCCGGCAGCATCGGACCGTCGGAAGTGTAGACAAGATCCGCTTCGAACTTTCCTCTGTTTTGTGCCACGAATGTATCGAGGTTCACACTGCCGATCTCCTCCTCGCCTTCGATCAGGAACTTCACATTCACCGGCAGCTCACCTTCCGCTTCAAGGTAGGTCCGGATGGCCAGAATCTGGGCCATGATCTGACCCTTGTTGTCCCCGGCACCGCGGGCATATATCTTGCCGTCACGAATCGTCGGCTCAAAAGGTGGACTGTGCCATTCCTCGAGCGGATCCGGCGGCTGGACGTCATAGTGTCCATAGATCAGTATCGTCGGCGCATCATCCGACACAAAATATTCCCCATAGACGACCGGATGGATTTCCGTCTCCATCAGCTCCACATGCTGCATGCCGGCATCTTTTAGCTTCTCCATCATCAGTTCCGCACACTCCCTGATGCCTACGTTCTGTGCACTGATGCTCTTCTGCTTCAACACCTCGAACAGTTCATCCAGATAACTTTCCTTGTTTGCATTGATGACATTTCTGAAATCCATGTCTCTCCCCCTCATTTATGATATGTAACACCCCAAAACAGCCTGTACTGGCAGAAGAAAAAGGAGCCATTATTTTCTTTATGCATTGTAAAAAATACCGTTCAAGAAAATACGGCTCCTCTCCATTCTACATCGCCATCCCGAATATTGTAAGAATCAGGGCAATCCACAGCACAGCCGCCAGCACCAGGAAAAAGATGCTCC
This genomic interval carries:
- a CDS encoding M20/M25/M40 family metallo-hydrolase, which produces MDFRNVINANKESYLDELFEVLKQKSISAQNVGIRECAELMMEKLKDAGMQHVELMETEIHPVVYGEYFVSDDAPTILIYGHYDVQPPDPLEEWHSPPFEPTIRDGKIYARGAGDNKGQIMAQILAIRTYLEAEGELPVNVKFLIEGEEEIGSVNLDTFVAQNRGKFEADLVYTSDGPMLPEGHPYVLLGVRGMLYVELEAREAAFDNHSGNKGNIVPNPAWKLMDLLRTMRDADGQVLIEGFYDTVKAPTARELELIESLPFDLDEVRRNVGHEGIELTKAEYYRKLCFEPTFNISGFTSGYGGEGAKTIIPQDAKVKIDMRLVMDQDPDIIFELIRDHVAKHAPDIIVKKLGQMSPSRSSADLPFIEPIRKAAEASFGKEAFIQPSLGGSLPDAVWTKVLGTPSVIVPYANVDEANHSPNENLVVEHFYSGIETTCRVIAEMKNIKL